In Flavivirga abyssicola, the following are encoded in one genomic region:
- the fusA gene encoding elongation factor G has protein sequence MARDLKFTRNIGIAAHIDAGKTTTTERILYYTGVSHKIGEVHDGAATMDWMEQEQERGITITSAATTCEWKFPIENGQPTPDTKGYHFNIIDTPGHVDFTVEVNRSLRVLDGLVFLFSAVDGVEPQSETNWRLADNYKVPRIGFVNKMDRQGSNFLGVCQQVKDMLKSNAVPIVLNIGDEADFKGIIDLVKNRAIVWHDETQGATFDVIDIPEEMKEEARKYRALLIEEVATYDENLLEKFMEDEDSITEEEVHAALRAAVMDMAIIPMICGSAFKNKGVQFLLDAVCRYLPSPTDRDNIVGTDPRTGEEAIRKPDVKDPFAALAFKIATDPFVGRLAFFRAYSGRLDAGSYILNNRSGKKERISRIYQMHSNKQNAIDFIEAGDIGAAVGFKDIKTGDTMSDEKNPIVLESMDFPDPVIGIAVEPKTKADVDKLGMSLAKLAEEDPTFTARTDEASGQTIISGMGELHLDIIVDRLKREFKVEVNQGQPQVEYKEAITQRAEHREVYKKQSGGRGKFADIVFTLEPAEEGKVGLEFISEIKGGNVPKEFIPSIEKGFKMAMVNGPLAGYEVDAMKVTLTDGSYHDVDSDQLSFELAAKLGFKNSAKAAKAVIMEPIMKLEVITPEENMGDIVGDLNRRRGQVSDMGDRAGAKTVKATVPLSEMFGYVTTLRTLSSGRATSTMEFSHYAETPSNISEEVIKAAKGVEA, from the coding sequence ATGGCAAGAGATTTAAAATTCACTAGAAATATAGGTATTGCTGCACATATTGATGCAGGAAAAACTACTACTACAGAGCGTATTCTTTATTATACAGGTGTATCTCATAAAATTGGAGAAGTACATGATGGTGCTGCTACAATGGACTGGATGGAGCAAGAGCAAGAAAGAGGTATTACAATTACTTCTGCTGCGACAACTTGTGAGTGGAAATTCCCAATTGAAAATGGGCAACCAACACCAGACACAAAAGGATATCACTTTAATATCATTGACACACCGGGTCACGTAGATTTTACGGTTGAGGTAAACCGTTCATTACGTGTACTTGATGGTTTAGTATTCTTATTTAGTGCAGTTGATGGTGTTGAGCCTCAATCTGAAACTAACTGGAGATTAGCAGATAACTACAAAGTGCCTAGAATTGGTTTCGTTAATAAAATGGACCGTCAAGGATCTAACTTTTTAGGTGTTTGTCAACAAGTAAAAGACATGTTAAAGTCTAATGCTGTGCCAATCGTTTTAAATATTGGTGACGAAGCAGACTTTAAAGGAATTATCGATTTAGTAAAAAATCGTGCTATTGTTTGGCATGATGAAACTCAAGGGGCGACTTTTGATGTGATTGATATTCCAGAAGAGATGAAAGAAGAAGCTCGTAAGTATCGTGCACTTTTAATTGAAGAAGTGGCAACTTACGATGAGAACTTATTAGAGAAATTCATGGAAGATGAAGATTCTATTACAGAAGAAGAAGTGCATGCTGCACTTAGAGCTGCTGTAATGGATATGGCTATCATACCTATGATTTGTGGTTCTGCTTTTAAAAATAAAGGGGTACAATTCTTATTAGATGCTGTTTGTCGTTACTTACCATCTCCAACAGATAGAGATAATATTGTAGGTACAGATCCTAGAACAGGAGAAGAGGCTATACGTAAGCCAGATGTTAAAGATCCATTTGCGGCTTTAGCATTTAAAATTGCTACCGATCCTTTCGTAGGGCGTTTAGCATTCTTTAGAGCTTATTCAGGTCGTTTAGATGCAGGGTCTTATATCTTGAACAACCGTTCTGGTAAAAAAGAACGTATTTCTCGTATCTATCAAATGCACTCTAACAAGCAAAATGCTATCGATTTTATTGAAGCAGGAGATATTGGAGCTGCAGTAGGATTTAAAGATATCAAGACAGGTGATACGATGTCTGATGAAAAGAATCCTATCGTTTTAGAATCTATGGACTTCCCAGATCCGGTAATTGGTATCGCGGTTGAGCCTAAGACTAAAGCTGATGTAGATAAATTAGGTATGTCTTTAGCAAAATTAGCCGAAGAAGATCCAACATTTACAGCAAGAACAGATGAAGCTTCAGGACAGACTATTATATCTGGAATGGGTGAGCTTCACTTAGATATTATTGTTGACCGTCTTAAACGTGAGTTTAAGGTTGAGGTAAATCAAGGTCAGCCACAAGTAGAGTACAAGGAAGCTATTACGCAACGTGCTGAACACAGAGAAGTTTATAAGAAACAATCTGGTGGACGTGGTAAATTCGCAGACATTGTATTTACATTGGAGCCTGCAGAAGAAGGAAAAGTAGGATTAGAATTTATTTCAGAAATTAAAGGTGGTAACGTTCCTAAAGAATTTATCCCTTCAATTGAAAAAGGATTCAAAATGGCTATGGTAAATGGACCATTGGCAGGATACGAAGTTGATGCTATGAAAGTAACATTAACAGACGGTTCTTACCATGATGTGGATTCGGATCAATTATCTTTTGAATTGGCTGCAAAACTTGGATTTAAAAACTCTGCGAAAGCTGCAAAAGCAGTAATCATGGAGCCTATTATGAAACTAGAGGTTATTACTCCAGAAGAAAACATGGGTGATATCGTAGGTGATTTAAATAGAAGAAGAGGACAAGTAAGTGATATGGGTGATAGAGCTGGCGCAAAAACTGTGAAAGCAACTGTACCGCTTTCAGAAATGTTTGGATATGTTACAACATTAAGAACATTATCATCTGGTCGTGCAACGTCAACAATGGAATTTTCACATTATGCTGAAACACCTTCGAATATATCTGAAGAAGTAATTAAGGCAGCTAAAGGTGTTGAAGCTTAA
- the rpsJ gene encoding 30S ribosomal protein S10, whose amino-acid sequence MSQKIRIKLKSYDHNLVDKSADKIVKTVKSTGAVVTGPIPLPTHKKIFTVLRSPHVNKKSREQFQLSSYKRLLDIYSSSSKTIDALMKLELPSGVEVEIKV is encoded by the coding sequence ATGAGTCAAAAAATCAGAATAAAATTAAAATCTTACGATCACAATTTAGTAGATAAGTCTGCTGATAAGATTGTAAAGACTGTAAAAAGTACTGGTGCTGTTGTAACTGGACCAATTCCATTACCAACTCACAAGAAAATTTTCACAGTATTACGTTCTCCACACGTAAACAAGAAATCAAGAGAACAATTTCAATTAAGCTCTTATAAGAGATTATTGGATATTTACTCTTCTTCATCAAAAACAATTGATGCGTTAATGAAACTTGAATTACCAAGTGGTGTTGAAGTAGAGATTAAAGTATAA
- the rplC gene encoding 50S ribosomal protein L3, with amino-acid sequence MSGLIGKKIGMTSIFDDNGKNIPCTVIEAGPCIVTQVRTEEVDGYEAIQLGFDDATEKSATKADLGHAKKAGTSVKRKVVEFKGFDEEYKLGDAITVEHFTEGEFVDVAGTSKGKGFQGVVKRHGFGGVGQATHGQHNRLRAPGSIGAASYPARVFKGMKMAGRMGGETIKVQNLRVLKVVAEKNLLVVKGCVPGHKNAYVIIRK; translated from the coding sequence ATGTCTGGGTTAATTGGAAAAAAAATCGGTATGACCAGCATCTTTGATGACAACGGAAAGAATATTCCTTGTACAGTTATCGAAGCTGGACCATGTATCGTTACCCAAGTCAGAACCGAAGAAGTTGATGGTTATGAAGCTATCCAACTTGGTTTCGATGACGCGACAGAAAAAAGCGCTACTAAAGCAGACTTAGGTCATGCTAAAAAAGCGGGTACTTCTGTAAAACGCAAAGTTGTTGAATTCAAAGGTTTTGATGAGGAGTACAAATTAGGAGATGCTATCACTGTAGAACATTTCACAGAAGGTGAATTTGTCGATGTTGCAGGAACATCTAAAGGTAAAGGATTTCAAGGTGTTGTAAAACGTCATGGTTTCGGTGGTGTAGGTCAAGCTACTCATGGTCAGCATAATCGTTTAAGAGCGCCAGGATCAATTGGAGCTGCATCTTACCCTGCAAGAGTTTTTAAAGGTATGAAAATGGCCGGAAGAATGGGTGGAGAAACAATAAAAGTTCAAAATTTAAGAGTTTTAAAAGTAGTTGCTGAAAAGAATCTACTTGTTGTTAAAGGGTGTGTACCTGGACACAAAAACGCTTATGTAATTATTAGAAAATAA
- the rplD gene encoding 50S ribosomal protein L4, whose protein sequence is MKVAVLDINGKDTGRKADLSKDVFAIEPNNHAVYLDVKQYLANQRQGTHKSKERGEISGSTRKIKKQKGTGTARAGSIKSGVFKGGGRMFGPRPRNYSFKLNKNVKRLARKSALSIKAGEKSITVLEDFNFDAPKTKNFTAILKALELENKKSLFVLGGSNNNVYLSSRNLKGSEVVTSSELSTYKILNANQVVLLEGALEGIETNLSK, encoded by the coding sequence ATGAAAGTAGCAGTTTTAGATATAAACGGAAAAGACACAGGTAGAAAGGCAGACCTTTCTAAAGATGTGTTCGCTATTGAGCCTAATAATCACGCTGTATATTTGGATGTTAAACAATATTTAGCAAACCAACGTCAAGGAACTCACAAATCTAAAGAAAGAGGTGAGATTTCTGGAAGTACACGTAAGATTAAAAAGCAAAAAGGAACTGGTACAGCAAGAGCAGGTAGTATTAAGTCTGGTGTATTTAAAGGTGGAGGTCGTATGTTCGGTCCAAGACCAAGAAATTACAGCTTTAAACTTAATAAAAATGTTAAGCGTTTAGCACGTAAATCTGCATTAAGTATCAAAGCAGGAGAGAAGTCAATTACAGTTCTAGAAGACTTTAATTTTGATGCTCCAAAAACGAAAAACTTTACAGCGATTTTAAAAGCCTTAGAGCTTGAAAACAAAAAATCTCTGTTTGTGTTGGGTGGGTCAAATAATAACGTATATTTGTCATCGCGCAATTTAAAAGGATCTGAAGTTGTAACTTCTTCGGAATTAAGTACTTACAAGATTTTAAATGCAAATCAAGTCGTGCTTTTAGAAGGTGCTTTAGAAGGAATTGAAACAAACTTAAGTAAATAA
- the rplW gene encoding 50S ribosomal protein L23: MSILIKPIITEKATADSELRNCYTFAVKTKANKVEIKKAVEAAYGVSVEKVRTINVRPDRRTRFTKTGIQHGKTNAVKKAIVQLAEGEMIDLYSNM; this comes from the coding sequence ATGAGTATCTTAATTAAACCTATAATCACAGAAAAAGCGACTGCAGATAGCGAGTTAAGAAACTGCTATACTTTCGCGGTGAAGACAAAGGCGAACAAGGTAGAAATTAAAAAAGCGGTGGAAGCTGCTTATGGTGTTTCTGTTGAAAAAGTTCGTACTATAAATGTCCGTCCAGATAGAAGAACCCGTTTTACAAAAACAGGTATTCAACATGGTAAAACAAATGCTGTTAAAAAAGCAATTGTACAACTGGCGGAAGGTGAAATGATTGATTTATACAGTAACATGTAA
- the rplB gene encoding 50S ribosomal protein L2, with the protein MSVRKLKPITPGQRFRVVNGYDAITTDKPEKSLLVPNKRSGGRNSQGKMTMRYIGGGHKKKYRIIDFKRDKAGIPAEVKSIEYDPNRTAFIALLNYQDGEKRYIIAQNGLQVGQNVVSGLEGVGPEIGNAMPLSEIPLGTIISCVELRPGQGAVMARSAGAFAQLMARDGKFATIKLPSGETRLILVNCMATIGVVSNSDHQLLVGGKAGRTRWLGRRPRTRPVVMNPVDHPMGGGEGKSSGGHPRSRNGIPAKGYRTRSKTKASNKYIVERRKK; encoded by the coding sequence ATGTCAGTAAGAAAATTAAAACCAATCACACCAGGACAGCGATTTAGAGTAGTAAATGGTTATGACGCTATTACTACTGATAAGCCGGAAAAGAGTTTACTCGTTCCGAATAAAAGGTCTGGTGGTAGAAACAGTCAAGGAAAAATGACCATGCGCTATATAGGTGGAGGTCATAAGAAAAAGTATCGTATTATCGATTTTAAACGTGACAAAGCTGGAATTCCAGCAGAAGTTAAGTCTATCGAGTACGATCCAAACAGAACCGCTTTCATCGCATTATTGAATTATCAAGATGGCGAGAAAAGATATATTATTGCTCAAAATGGTTTACAAGTTGGGCAAAATGTGGTATCTGGTTTAGAAGGTGTTGGTCCAGAAATTGGAAATGCAATGCCATTAAGTGAAATTCCATTAGGGACTATTATTTCTTGTGTAGAATTACGTCCAGGTCAAGGAGCTGTTATGGCTCGTAGTGCTGGTGCTTTTGCACAGTTAATGGCAAGAGATGGTAAGTTTGCTACTATTAAATTACCTTCAGGAGAAACAAGATTAATTCTTGTAAACTGTATGGCTACTATAGGTGTTGTTTCTAACTCAGATCATCAATTATTAGTTGGTGGTAAAGCAGGTAGAACAAGATGGTTAGGAAGAAGACCACGTACTAGACCAGTAGTTATGAATCCAGTTGATCACCCAATGGGTGGTGGTGAAGGTAAATCTTCAGGAGGACACCCACGTTCAAGAAACGGTATTCCAGCTAAAGGTTATAGAACACGTTCTAAGACTAAAGCAAGTAACAAATATATTGTAGAACGTAGAAAGAAATAA
- the rpsS gene encoding 30S ribosomal protein S19, whose protein sequence is MARSLKKGPYVHYKLEKKVAVNVESNKKTVIKTWSRASMITPDFVGQTIAVHNGRQFVPVYVTENMVGHKLGEFSPTRSFRGHAGAKNKGKK, encoded by the coding sequence ATGGCAAGATCATTAAAAAAAGGACCTTACGTTCATTATAAATTAGAAAAGAAAGTAGCTGTTAATGTTGAATCTAACAAGAAAACAGTAATCAAAACTTGGTCAAGAGCTAGTATGATTACTCCAGATTTTGTTGGACAAACAATAGCAGTACACAATGGCCGTCAATTTGTACCTGTTTATGTAACAGAAAACATGGTAGGTCATAAGTTAGGAGAATTTTCACCAACACGTTCATTCCGTGGACATGCAGGTGCTAAAAATAAAGGTAAAAAGTAG
- the rplV gene encoding 50S ribosomal protein L22, with the protein MGSRKKQMADAIKEAKKHVAFAKLNNCPTSPRKMRLVADLVRGEKVEHALNILKFNQKEASGRLEKLLLSAIANWQSKNEEANIEEAELIVKEIKVDSGSMLKRLRPAPQGRAHRIRKRSNHVTIVVGANNNTQS; encoded by the coding sequence ATGGGAAGTCGTAAAAAACAAATGGCAGACGCTATTAAGGAAGCAAAAAAACACGTTGCTTTTGCTAAACTTAATAACTGTCCTACATCACCGAGAAAAATGCGTTTAGTAGCCGATTTAGTAAGAGGCGAAAAAGTAGAACATGCACTTAATATCTTAAAATTCAACCAAAAAGAAGCTTCTGGTCGTTTAGAGAAATTGTTATTGTCTGCAATTGCAAACTGGCAATCTAAAAATGAAGAAGCTAATATTGAAGAGGCTGAATTGATAGTGAAAGAAATTAAAGTGGATAGCGGATCTATGTTAAAAAGATTACGTCCAGCACCACAAGGTCGTGCGCACAGAATTAGAAAACGTTCAAACCACGTAACAATCGTAGTTGGAGCTAACAATAATACACAAAGCTAA
- the rpsC gene encoding 30S ribosomal protein S3, whose amino-acid sequence MGQKTNPIGNRLGIIRGWESNWYGGNDYGDKLAEDDKIRKYVHARLSKASVSRVIIERTLKLVTVTITTARPGIIIGKGGQEVDKLKEELKKITGKEVQINIFEIKRPELDAFLVGSSIARQIENRISYRRAIKMAIAATMRMNAEGIKIQISGRLNGAEMARSEHYKEGRIPLSTFRADIDYALVEAHTTYGRLGVKVWIMKGEVYGKRELSPLVGLSKKQGKGGAGGRGGNKSNPRRRK is encoded by the coding sequence ATGGGACAAAAAACAAATCCAATCGGGAATCGCTTAGGAATTATCAGAGGATGGGAATCTAACTGGTACGGAGGTAATGATTATGGAGATAAGCTTGCCGAAGACGATAAAATTAGAAAATACGTTCACGCACGTTTATCTAAAGCTAGTGTAAGTAGAGTAATTATTGAAAGAACTTTAAAACTTGTAACCGTTACTATCACTACTGCAAGACCAGGTATTATTATCGGGAAAGGCGGACAAGAGGTAGACAAGTTAAAAGAAGAGCTTAAAAAAATTACTGGAAAAGAAGTTCAGATTAACATCTTTGAAATTAAAAGACCTGAACTTGATGCATTTTTAGTAGGGTCTAGTATTGCTCGTCAAATTGAAAACAGAATTTCATACAGACGTGCAATAAAAATGGCAATCGCTGCTACAATGCGTATGAACGCTGAAGGAATTAAAATCCAGATTAGTGGTCGTTTAAATGGTGCTGAAATGGCACGTTCAGAACACTACAAAGAAGGGCGTATTCCTTTATCTACATTCAGAGCTGATATTGATTATGCTTTAGTTGAGGCACACACTACTTATGGTAGATTGGGTGTTAAAGTATGGATCATGAAAGGTGAAGTATATGGAAAAAGAGAGCTTTCTCCGCTAGTTGGTCTATCCAAGAAGCAAGGAAAAGGTGGAGCAGGAGGACGTGGTGGAAATAAATCTAATCCTCGTCGTAGAAAGTAA
- the rplP gene encoding 50S ribosomal protein L16, producing MLQPKRTKFRKQQKGRMKGLSGRGHQLSYGTFGIKALDATFITSRQIEAARIAATRYMKREGQLWIKIFPDKPITKKPLEVRMGKGKGAVEYWVAVCRPGRVLFEIGGVPLDIAKEALRLAAQKLPVKTKFLIARDYEA from the coding sequence ATGTTACAGCCTAAAAGAACAAAATTTCGTAAGCAACAAAAAGGACGTATGAAAGGACTCTCTGGAAGAGGGCATCAACTTTCTTACGGGACTTTTGGAATAAAAGCATTAGACGCAACTTTTATAACGTCACGTCAAATTGAAGCAGCTCGTATTGCCGCTACACGTTACATGAAAAGAGAAGGGCAACTTTGGATTAAAATATTTCCAGACAAGCCTATCACTAAAAAGCCTCTTGAAGTACGTATGGGTAAAGGTAAAGGTGCCGTTGAATATTGGGTAGCCGTTTGTAGACCAGGTCGTGTTTTATTTGAAATTGGTGGAGTGCCGTTAGATATTGCTAAAGAAGCATTACGTTTAGCAGCGCAAAAATTACCAGTAAAAACTAAGTTTTTAATTGCTCGCGATTACGAAGCATAA
- the rpmC gene encoding 50S ribosomal protein L29: protein MKQSEIKELSTAELQEKLGETKKSYSDLKMAHAISPLENPIQLRGIRRTVARIATELTKRELQ from the coding sequence ATGAAACAATCAGAAATTAAAGAATTATCAACAGCTGAGTTACAAGAAAAACTTGGTGAGACTAAAAAAAGTTATTCAGACCTAAAAATGGCTCATGCAATATCTCCTTTAGAAAATCCAATTCAGTTACGTGGTATAAGACGTACAGTAGCTAGAATTGCGACAGAATTAACTAAAAGAGAATTACAATAA
- the rpsQ gene encoding 30S ribosomal protein S17, producing METRNLRKERIGVVTSNKMQKSIVVAEVKKVKHPMYGKFVLKTKKYVAHDETNDCNIGDTVKIMETRPLSKSKCWRLVEIIERAK from the coding sequence ATGGAAACAAGAAATTTAAGAAAAGAACGTATAGGAGTTGTTACTAGTAACAAAATGCAAAAATCAATAGTTGTTGCAGAGGTTAAAAAAGTAAAGCACCCTATGTATGGTAAGTTCGTGTTAAAAACAAAAAAATATGTTGCACACGACGAAACAAACGATTGTAATATTGGAGATACTGTAAAGATCATGGAAACAAGACCTTTAAGTAAATCTAAATGTTGGAGATTAGTTGAAATCAT